One genomic region from Pyrinomonadaceae bacterium encodes:
- a CDS encoding D-aminoacylase, with protein MRNRLKKLIALTIVLALSFTAIAQGQSRAKSQAQSFDVIIKGGTVYDGTGRPPRRADVGLKGDRIAAVGNLSRATATTVVDAKGLAVAPGFINMLSHSESSLIRDPRSLSEIKQGVTTQIFGEFSMGPLNDQMKQRMKETRADGVDIEWTTLAEYLTYLEKRGIPQNVASFIGAVTIREHVIGLEDKQPTPAQLGQMRELVRREMEAGALGITTALIYPPAFFAKTEEIIEMCKVAAKYKGKYTTHMRSEGNQLIEAVEETIRISREAGLPAEIYHLKASGADNWPKMDQVIRMIEKARRGGLKITANMYNYPAGGTGLDASMPPWVWDGGRDAGYKRLQDPETRKKIAEAIRTNSNDWENLYALAGSPDRLLLASFRSEQLKPLVGKTLGEVAKMRGKDPVETIMDLVLEDRSRIGTIYFLMSEDNLKKQIRLPWVSFGSDAASIAPEGNALRSSAHPRAYGNFARLLGKYVREEKVISLTEAVRRLSSLPATNLGLAQRGFLRTGMFADVVVFDPQTIADRATFENPHQLSVGVQHVFVNGTQVLKDGEVTGAKPGKALWGPGKVK; from the coding sequence ATGCGAAACAGACTGAAAAAACTAATCGCGCTCACGATCGTGCTCGCGTTGTCGTTCACCGCAATCGCGCAGGGACAATCCCGCGCCAAATCACAGGCTCAATCATTCGACGTAATTATCAAAGGCGGCACTGTCTATGACGGCACTGGCCGCCCCCCGAGGCGGGCGGATGTCGGACTAAAAGGCGACCGCATCGCAGCCGTCGGCAATTTGAGCCGGGCCACCGCAACCACGGTTGTGGATGCAAAAGGTCTCGCGGTGGCGCCGGGCTTCATCAATATGCTCTCGCATTCTGAATCGTCCCTGATTCGCGATCCGCGCTCGCTCAGTGAGATCAAGCAGGGTGTGACGACGCAGATCTTCGGCGAATTTTCCATGGGCCCGCTTAACGATCAGATGAAGCAGCGCATGAAGGAAACGCGAGCCGATGGAGTCGATATCGAGTGGACGACGCTGGCCGAATATCTCACCTACCTCGAGAAACGCGGCATCCCGCAAAACGTCGCTTCGTTTATTGGCGCAGTAACCATTCGCGAGCACGTCATTGGTTTGGAAGACAAGCAGCCGACGCCTGCGCAACTCGGACAGATGCGCGAATTGGTGCGACGCGAGATGGAAGCGGGCGCGCTCGGAATCACGACGGCGCTGATTTATCCGCCTGCTTTCTTTGCCAAAACGGAAGAGATTATCGAGATGTGCAAAGTGGCGGCCAAATACAAAGGCAAGTACACCACGCACATGCGCAGCGAAGGCAATCAGTTGATCGAAGCCGTGGAGGAAACCATTCGCATCAGTCGCGAGGCCGGGCTGCCCGCGGAAATCTATCACCTCAAAGCGTCGGGCGCGGACAACTGGCCCAAGATGGATCAGGTGATCAGGATGATCGAGAAGGCTCGCCGCGGCGGCTTAAAAATCACGGCCAACATGTACAACTATCCGGCCGGCGGCACAGGGTTGGACGCGTCAATGCCGCCCTGGGTTTGGGATGGCGGACGCGACGCCGGTTACAAACGCCTCCAGGATCCGGAAACGCGCAAGAAGATTGCCGAGGCCATTCGGACTAACTCAAACGACTGGGAAAACCTCTACGCGCTGGCGGGATCGCCGGACCGTCTGCTGTTGGCCAGTTTCAGAAGTGAGCAATTGAAACCGCTGGTCGGCAAGACTCTGGGTGAAGTGGCGAAGATGCGCGGCAAGGATCCGGTCGAGACGATCATGGATCTTGTGCTTGAAGATCGATCTCGAATCGGCACCATCTATTTCCTGATGAGTGAAGACAATCTCAAGAAGCAGATTCGCCTACCGTGGGTTTCGTTTGGATCCGATGCCGCTTCGATTGCGCCGGAGGGTAACGCGCTGCGGTCTTCGGCTCATCCGCGGGCTTACGGCAATTTTGCGCGTCTGCTTGGCAAATACGTGCGCGAAGAAAAAGTGATTTCGCTGACCGAAGCAGTGCGGCGGCTCTCAAGCCTGCCGGCCACTAATCTCGGGCTTGCTCAGCGCGGCTTTCTTAGAACCGGAATGTTCGCAGATGTCGTGGTGTTCGATCCGCAGACGATTGCTGACCGCGCGACGTTTGAAAATCCGCACCAGTTGTCGGTTGGCGTGCAGCACGTATTTGTGAACGGCACGCAGGTACTCAAGGACGGTGAGGTCACCGGAGCAAAACCAGGAAAGGCGCTTTGGGGACCGGGGAAAGTGAAGTGA
- a CDS encoding CocE/NonD family hydrolase, with product MELRKMKHAITNLLRALVALVIFATFASVSAQQEPFTRTDAMVPMRDGVRLNTRIYAPTRAGEQFPFLLLRTPYGIGNSTPTQIAAALPELANEGFIIVQQDIRGRFKSEGQYVMLRQPRDPKDKNAIDESTDTYDTIEWLLKNVSNHNGRVGIAGTSYGAWLAVMAMLDPHPSLKAVVQQASPADMWIGDDFHHNGAFRLSYGFEFAYMMESSKEMTNVSQVIDTFDTYEWYLKLGSLANVESKYFHGKIPSWRDFANRPDYDDFWKRQAFAPWLNRVTVPTLNVAGWWDQEDFYGPIKIYELLERHDTAKQNFLVVGPWNHGGWSRGDGKKLGKIDFGSATSEHYRTRILVPFLAHYLKGKGSHELSEALTFRTGANEWVRHDAWPPKKNVVDRKLYLQKDRVLSFTTPPATGQSFDSYTSDPWNPVPYRPRPIRLRIGWSTWLVEDQRFVDHRPDVLSWVSEPLEKDVVVSGRIIANLFASTTGTDSDWIVKLIDVYPQKYDADPEMGGFQLMIAGDVFRGRYLKSFERPQPIPANSVQHYQIPFPANDHMFKKGHRIMVQVQSTWFPVIDRNPQRFVPNIFLAKESDFQRVTQRVFRSGRHASHIAVPVETRR from the coding sequence ATGGAATTACGCAAAATGAAACACGCCATCACAAACCTACTTCGCGCGCTGGTCGCTCTCGTCATCTTCGCGACCTTCGCGTCCGTCAGCGCGCAGCAGGAACCGTTTACTCGTACCGACGCAATGGTGCCGATGCGCGATGGCGTCCGTCTCAACACGCGCATCTATGCGCCGACGCGCGCCGGCGAGCAGTTTCCTTTTCTCCTTCTGAGAACGCCGTATGGCATCGGCAACTCGACGCCGACGCAGATCGCAGCGGCGCTGCCCGAATTAGCTAATGAAGGTTTCATCATCGTGCAGCAAGACATTCGCGGACGATTCAAGTCTGAAGGCCAATACGTCATGCTGCGGCAGCCGCGCGATCCCAAAGACAAGAACGCGATCGACGAAAGCACCGACACTTACGACACGATTGAATGGCTCCTGAAAAATGTCTCGAACCACAACGGGCGAGTCGGAATCGCCGGAACCAGCTATGGCGCCTGGCTGGCGGTGATGGCCATGCTCGATCCGCATCCGTCACTCAAAGCAGTCGTCCAGCAAGCGTCGCCGGCTGACATGTGGATCGGCGACGACTTTCACCACAACGGCGCCTTCCGTTTGAGCTATGGTTTTGAATTCGCCTACATGATGGAATCGTCGAAGGAGATGACGAATGTCTCGCAGGTCATCGACACGTTTGACACCTACGAGTGGTATCTGAAACTCGGCTCGCTCGCCAACGTCGAATCAAAATATTTTCACGGCAAGATCCCAAGCTGGCGCGACTTTGCGAATCGTCCCGACTATGACGATTTCTGGAAACGGCAGGCTTTCGCGCCGTGGCTGAACCGCGTGACTGTGCCGACGCTGAACGTCGCGGGCTGGTGGGACCAGGAAGATTTTTACGGCCCGATAAAGATCTATGAGCTGCTCGAACGACATGACACGGCGAAGCAGAATTTTCTGGTCGTGGGCCCATGGAACCACGGGGGCTGGTCAAGAGGCGATGGCAAAAAGCTGGGCAAGATAGATTTCGGCAGTGCGACTTCGGAACACTACCGGACCAGGATACTCGTGCCGTTTCTTGCTCACTATTTGAAAGGCAAGGGAAGTCATGAACTTTCGGAAGCGTTGACGTTCAGGACTGGCGCCAACGAGTGGGTCCGGCACGATGCGTGGCCGCCGAAAAAGAACGTGGTAGATCGCAAGCTGTATTTACAAAAAGACAGGGTGCTTTCATTCACCACTCCCCCGGCAACCGGCCAATCGTTTGACAGCTACACTTCCGATCCCTGGAATCCGGTTCCTTACCGTCCGCGCCCGATAAGGCTTCGTATCGGCTGGTCAACCTGGCTGGTCGAAGATCAACGTTTCGTGGACCATCGACCCGATGTTCTTTCATGGGTGAGTGAACCGCTGGAAAAAGATGTTGTCGTGTCCGGGAGGATTATCGCTAACCTATTTGCTTCGACGACGGGCACTGACAGCGACTGGATCGTAAAGCTCATCGACGTATATCCGCAGAAATACGACGCCGATCCGGAAATGGGCGGGTTTCAATTGATGATTGCCGGCGATGTTTTCCGTGGCCGCTATCTGAAGAGCTTTGAAAGACCGCAACCGATTCCGGCAAACTCTGTCCAGCACTATCAAATTCCGTTTCCGGCCAACGATCATATGTTCAAAAAAGGTCACCGGATCATGGTGCAGGTTCAGAGCACCTGGTTTCCGGTAATCGATCGCAACCCGCAACGATTCGTGCCGAACATTTTTCTGGCGAAAGAATCGGACTTTCAGCGAGTGACCCAGCGAGTGTTCCGCTCCGGCAGACACGCATCGCACATCGCTGTGCCGGTTGAGACGCGGCGGTAA
- a CDS encoding alpha/beta fold hydrolase, producing MKNKLWIVLFVLGLSCYVFAQTPAKDFEGAWQGALDVGGTKLRLALTVTRSNAGVYTGKLDSLDQGATIPIDTITVNGDAVRWEIKSPAIVFEGTLNKERTELIGTFTQGDQKLPLTLKRSEQATATATPTPTPTPKPDYSAPADAPYTAEDVVVKTPAGHTLAGTLTLPKTASRTKPVGAIVTVTGSGAQDRDENIGLPGFRPFRQIADSLARRGIAVLRMDDRGTGGSGGTFKGSTSADFAEDVRAGLAYLRTRPEIKADRLGVLGHSEGAIIAPMMAEKEPTLRVIVLLAGIAQPGRTALHYQLKNIIEHDTKLTPAERETRIADIPRRIDAMMAADPWMKFFLTYDPAATMRRVKTPVLILTGSRDQQAVPAEVALQEAAFKEGGNKDVTARVLPDLNHLFVQDTDGFPINYAKLPPPIMMRDDVLTMIGDWLAQRLR from the coding sequence ATGAAAAACAAGTTATGGATAGTGCTGTTTGTGCTTGGCCTATCATGCTACGTCTTTGCTCAAACACCGGCGAAAGACTTTGAAGGCGCATGGCAGGGCGCACTTGATGTGGGTGGTACTAAGCTTCGCCTGGCCCTGACCGTGACAAGATCAAACGCCGGCGTTTACACCGGTAAATTAGACAGCCTCGATCAAGGCGCGACCATCCCGATTGACACAATCACGGTCAATGGTGATGCCGTGCGCTGGGAGATTAAGTCCCCCGCGATCGTCTTCGAAGGTACCCTGAACAAAGAGCGCACGGAGTTGATCGGGACGTTCACCCAGGGAGACCAAAAGCTCCCGCTCACCCTGAAGCGCAGCGAGCAAGCAACCGCGACGGCAACTCCGACCCCGACTCCGACACCGAAGCCGGACTATTCAGCACCTGCTGACGCACCTTACACGGCCGAGGATGTAGTGGTGAAGACGCCGGCCGGCCACACGCTTGCCGGCACACTGACACTACCCAAGACTGCGAGCCGTACAAAACCCGTCGGTGCGATCGTCACCGTTACGGGATCCGGAGCGCAGGACCGCGACGAGAACATCGGGCTGCCAGGTTTTCGGCCCTTCCGCCAGATCGCCGATTCGCTGGCGCGCCGCGGGATCGCGGTGCTGCGCATGGACGACCGCGGAACCGGCGGCTCGGGGGGCACGTTCAAGGGCTCAACCAGCGCCGACTTCGCAGAGGACGTGCGCGCCGGCCTCGCTTATCTGCGCACGCGGCCAGAGATCAAGGCCGATCGCCTCGGCGTGCTCGGTCACAGCGAAGGTGCCATCATTGCGCCGATGATGGCCGAAAAGGAGCCCACGCTGCGCGTCATCGTGCTGCTCGCCGGCATCGCCCAACCCGGGCGCACGGCGCTCCACTATCAATTAAAGAACATCATCGAGCACGACACGAAGCTGACGCCCGCCGAGCGAGAAACCCGCATCGCCGACATCCCGAGAAGGATCGACGCCATGATGGCAGCCGACCCGTGGATGAAATTCTTTCTTACTTACGATCCAGCAGCGACTATGCGCCGGGTGAAGACACCGGTGCTGATCCTCACCGGCTCGCGCGACCAGCAGGCTGTGCCCGCGGAGGTGGCGTTACAGGAAGCCGCGTTCAAGGAGGGGGGCAATAAGGACGTGACAGCGCGCGTGCTACCTGACCTCAACCATCTATTTGTCCAGGACACCGACGGCTTTCCGATCAACTATGCGAAGCTTCCGCCGCCGATAATGATGCGGGACGACGTGTTGACGATGATCGGCGATTGGCTCGCGCAGCGGCTGCGTTGA
- a CDS encoding glycosyltransferase, whose product MITGRNIIFTSSIDWDDQWQAPQELAVRLSQAGNRVLYIENTGVRSPGFRDTKRIVRRLKHWAGALHQHSLRQVAPNIWVHAPLVLPPFGSGIRESLNRHLFLPLIGKVARGLRMTDPIIWTFLPTDTTLGVLDLLSSTNSRVIYYCAGDFAQLTTDSQQLARNEAQLVRRSYVVFTICEELATHCRQWNNNVHVFPYGVNLKAFPVQDSDFPSLRSAHGEFSWARQSPAKSPAPAAKNGHKVIGYVGGWHRHVSVDMLTVMARARPTWSWVFVGSSEISLNDFADLPNVYILGQRPHRELADYIRTFDVCIVPYKRSTYTETVVPSKINEYLAMGKPIVSTNLPWVCAFNEQHQVIVTSQEHPEEFLRGIEHALSLRDDDALIARRRAVARQGDWETRLESMSELITNHRDKPDNWGSLPALVSTEQNNDHGAFSSRIVGPFASQPYSHQGALD is encoded by the coding sequence ATGATTACGGGCCGCAACATTATCTTCACGTCGAGCATTGACTGGGACGATCAGTGGCAAGCTCCGCAAGAACTCGCCGTCAGACTAAGTCAGGCCGGCAATCGAGTGCTCTATATTGAAAACACCGGCGTGCGTTCTCCCGGTTTTCGCGATACGAAACGGATCGTGCGACGGTTAAAGCATTGGGCAGGGGCGCTGCATCAGCATAGTCTCCGCCAGGTCGCGCCTAATATTTGGGTCCATGCTCCGCTGGTTTTGCCTCCCTTTGGCTCCGGCATACGAGAATCTCTTAATCGACATTTATTTTTGCCACTGATTGGAAAAGTCGCGCGTGGTCTTCGCATGACGGACCCCATCATTTGGACATTCCTGCCCACCGATACAACTCTCGGCGTGTTGGATTTGTTGTCTTCAACGAACAGCCGGGTAATCTACTACTGCGCCGGCGACTTCGCTCAACTAACAACCGACTCTCAACAGCTTGCGCGTAACGAAGCTCAGTTAGTCAGGCGAAGCTATGTCGTCTTCACTATTTGTGAAGAGTTGGCAACTCACTGCCGTCAATGGAATAACAACGTCCACGTTTTTCCCTACGGCGTAAACTTAAAGGCCTTTCCGGTACAAGATTCTGACTTCCCCTCGCTCCGATCCGCGCATGGGGAATTCTCATGGGCCAGGCAATCCCCGGCGAAGTCACCCGCGCCAGCGGCAAAAAATGGGCATAAGGTAATTGGCTATGTCGGAGGATGGCATCGTCATGTAAGCGTCGATATGCTGACCGTGATGGCGAGGGCGCGTCCCACCTGGTCGTGGGTTTTCGTAGGCTCATCGGAAATTTCGTTGAACGACTTCGCCGATCTGCCGAACGTTTACATCCTGGGTCAGCGCCCGCATCGAGAGTTGGCAGATTACATACGGACCTTTGACGTCTGTATCGTTCCGTACAAGCGCAGCACCTACACTGAAACAGTGGTGCCGTCGAAAATTAATGAATACCTGGCGATGGGTAAGCCAATCGTTTCCACAAATCTGCCGTGGGTCTGCGCCTTTAATGAGCAGCATCAAGTGATTGTCACCAGTCAGGAACATCCGGAGGAGTTCCTGCGGGGAATTGAGCATGCGCTTAGTCTCAGAGATGACGACGCTTTAATTGCGCGGAGGCGCGCGGTTGCGCGCCAGGGCGATTGGGAGACGCGGCTGGAAAGCATGAGCGAGCTGATTACAAACCACCGGGACAAACCTGATAACTGGGGGTCGCTGCCCGCATTGGTGTCGACTGAACAAAATAACGACCACGGTGCTTTTAGCTCAAGGATAGTGGGTCCGTTCGCCTCGCAGCCGTATTCGCACCAGGGCGCGTTGGACTGA